CTTCCTGGAGCCGCCGCAGTCCCGGAGCCGTACGCTCCGCATCCTCGGAATCCAGAGGCCTCGGACCCCGGAGACCCTGCGCCCCGAAGCTCCCCGAATCCCCTGGTGCCCTGCTTCGCGCGCGTgtccccgccccctgcccagAGTCCCGGCAGCGGCCGCCCAACCCGGCGGATAACGCGGCCCTCGTCCATTTCCACTGGGGCCATGGCCGCACCCGACCTGTCGACCAACCTCCAAGAGGAGGCCACCTGCGCCATCTGCCTCGACTACTTCACGGATCCAGTGATGACCGACTGCGGCCACAACTTCTGCCGCGAGTGCATCCGGCGCTGCTGGGGTCAGCCCGAGGGCCCGTACGCCTGCCCCGAGTGCCGCGAGCTGTTCCCGCAGAGGAACCTGCGACCCAACCGCCCGCTCGCCAAGATGGCCGAGATGGCGCGGCGCCTGCACCCACCGTCGCCTGTTCCGCAGGGAGTGTGCGCAGCGCACCGCGAGCCGCTGGCCGCCTTCTGCGGCGACGAGCTGCGCCTTCTGTGCGCGGCCTGCGAGCGTTCAGGGGAGCACTGGGCGCACCGTGTGCGCCCGCTGCAGGACGCGGCCGAAGACCTTAAGGTGTGGGCAGGTCCCGGGCAGAGCACGGCTTGGCAGGGGATCGCCGCGGCGCGGGTGGGGGGCCCGAGCCTGGAGGGGGCGCATCTTGCCCGATGTCGCGGGCTCAGGTTCCAGCCTGCCCCGGGTCTCGGGGGGTGTGTAAGGGGGTGCAGCCTTTTCCAAACCGGCATCCTAGGGGGTTGGGGCACCGCCCACCAGTGAGGCGCTGGCCTAGGAACCTGGGCCTGGGGGGAGAGGGCGGGGAAGGGACGAGCTTTCTGAAGTCTAGATCCCAAAGAGGCGGTGGGAGGGCTGTCCGGGGAGGGGACTGGGCAGTTTTGACTGACCGACCATTGGCAGAGGCGGAGCCGAGAGTAGGAGAAAGTGGGAAGGGAACCTGAGAGGTGGCTGGTCCCCGATGGACGTGTATGAGTTCTCAGAGGTCTGTGGGCAGAGTAGGGTTGTGGGGCCCACGCCAGTGCTGAAGTTCTGATTAGGCCAGATGGGAAGGCAGCCAGGGAGCTGCTATAGAGCCCCAGGCTGGGATCAACGTAGGATGGAGCCGTTGCTCTGGGAGCCAGAGCCCACCAGCGTTTCCCATTTGGATACTCTGCCAGCAGACAAGGCAGAGATGCCCTGTTTCTCTGTtatggaaatgtatttcttaaaatccAAACTAACACAGCACTCTCCGCTGAGAGCCTCAGGACAAACATCTACCTGGCCAACTGCCTGCTCCCTCCCTGGTCTGTGGGCGGGTTTGCTTCTGAAACCCAAAGCATAAAGTCTGTGGGTGATCTCTTTCGAACTTTCTGactgtgattttcatttctctttatggCCAGTACTGTCTGCTGCTGAGGTGCCTCAAGTACACAGTTTAGTCAGCGTTAGGATTGCTATTCTATCATTATCTTAGAATAAGCCTCTGGGACAACAGAATAAACCTATACCCATCCCACGTCACTGGACTTGTTTTAACATGTTCTTGtggttttttccctcattttgagGTGTAATATGCATACTTGAACACCCACTCCTTATGTCAGCCTGGCAGATTTGTGCTCCTGTCGCTGAGGCTCCTGGTCAGGGTGTGGATAGTGACCGGAAGAGCAGAGAATGACCAGTAGCTCTCTAGAGGCATCTTCCAACTGACCTGATAAAGTCTCCCATGGTAGCACTTAACCCTCCCCGTCCCAGGGGAGGAAAAGCCTTTTCCTCTAGCATATGACGTTCTATAACTCCGGCTTGCAAATTAGAGTGACAGAAGAGATCAACAGGTGAGAAGGTAGACTCACCTCGGTGTCAGCAGCTTGCCTCTGGGTGATGAGTGCCCCCTGCTTCCTGGTAAAGGGGAGGCACGTTTCTCTTGGAAAATGCTGAAAGGAGGAGAGCAGAGAGCTCTGCTGTTTCTGTCATCTCAGCTCTCAGTAATGTAGGTACCATAGCGTCATGACCCAGTCCCCTTCACTGTCTGGTGCTTGCTTTTAGTGCTGGGGAGGATGCCCATCAGAGGGCCCTGGCTGCTATCTGCACAGCCTGGAAGCGCTGACTCTACAAAACGCAGCCTCTCGGGGCCCTGGTGTGTCTAGAACATGGACAGAACAGTGGAAACCCCACGAGCGCCACTGTGGTCACTCTTGTGATAGTCCTTTAGGCCTTCTGGCTTTACCAGATGCTGAATGTGTCATAAACAGGGTTGAAGGCAATGTCAGGCATAGGCCTGAAATCAGGACCAAGGAACCAGATACAAATGTAAGCCCGTCCGTCCTGCCGTGTGTTCTAGTTAGCTGAAATCCAGCAAGCCCAGCCCAGGCAGAGAGAAGTGACGGGGTTTGGAAGAAAGAAGGTGGTGATGCAGTGTAAACTGGCTTGTGGGAAAGTTGCCCTGAGATGAGGGAGGCACGGGAaccacagaagaaaggaaattcagCCAAGGGGCAGCAGCAGGAGAGCCACGCTTGTGAGGACAGTGGTGGAAGGGCCACACCAGTCAGAGGGCATCTCCTGGCAAATTTGAGCTTGGGACTTACTATGTCCCAGACCCATTTTTCCGCTACTGGTCCCTGCCAACTGAGTTCAGGCTTAGCAGGAGTTGAGCAGGTGGGAGCATGTGTAAGAGCCAGCCTGGAGGCCTGGCCTGGCTCGGGTCACTCTGGCCTCACCTCCCTGCAGAGCAAGCTGGAGAAATCCCTGGAGCACCTGCGGAAGCAGATGGAGGATGCGCTACTGTTCCAGGCCCAAGCGGAGGAGACCTGCTCCCTGTGGCAGGCAGGTGGCCAGGCGCCCAGTGTGGGCAGGGATGGGGGCATGAGGGACCCCACCCCAGGACCCTGCTTTCACATTCAGCCTCATGCCGCTCCCGAGGCAGCACTCTTGCTCCAGACCCCATGTATGCCCCGTGTAAACTAGTGGGTTTGGCACTCAGGAGTGGGTGTCGGGGAGGGCCAGGCATGGGGGGTCTCGGGTGGAGGCTTGGGGAGGGATGGGTGTGGGGGTGATCCCAGATCGTGGCTTTGAGGGTTGGGGAAATGGAAATTGGGAATGCGTTGGGTGGTAAAGTTGGGATTTGGGGGGACACTCAATCCCCCTGGGTTTGTTGGGTGcccctggtggtgcagtgctTTGGGGTCAGGAAGGAGTGGGTGTGGGGGACCCCAGATGGATTAATGAGGCTCCAGGTCCCAGGCCCTCAGCCATCCTCCCCGGCCCCCACAGAAGATGGTGGAGACCCAGCGGCAGAACGTCCTGACAGAGTTTGAGAGGCTGCGCCGTCTGCTTGTGGAGgaggagcagctgctgctgcagaggctggaagaggaggagctggaggtgCTGCCCCCCTTGAGGGAGAGCGCGGCCCGCCTCGGACAGCAGAGCGCCCAGCTGGCTGAGCTGATCACCGAGCTGGAGGGCCGCTGCCAGCTGCCTGCACTGGGGATGCTGCAGGTGAGCTGGCACCCCTTCTGGGCGTGGGCCTGTGGGGGTCTCAGGGGAAGGCCAGGCGTGGGAATGGAGAGAAAAGCGGGGGAAGCATTGTGCAGAGAAAGCCGACTACCTTGATGGACCTCCCAGGTCAATAGCTAGTCACCTTCCTATGAAACATGGAGAGTAGACCCCAGTGCTGAGCTGCGTGAACTATTAGTGCCTGTCCTGGGAGCCCTCCTGGAGACTGGCCAGGCCACAGGGTAGCATTCCAGGATCTAGAGCCACTGGGTCACCACCCAGCTCTCTGAAGGTTTGGGCCCACTGGACTGAGAGGAAAAGCctgcaggtctcccacagtgaTTCCTGCATGGGCCCAGTGCTGCCCCTGAGAATCTGCTGGACTCATGGCCCCAGCAATTTGTGCCCTCAGGTGGGAGTGAGGATGCTGCATGTGCAGTCCAGGGGGCTTCCTGTAGGAGGTGACCCTCCTTGAAGCTTCAGAGCTGAGTGAACTTTTTAAGGACCAGCTTCAGGCTGCCATCCTATGGCTAAAACATTCCTTTGGCCTTTGCTGAGCCAACAGTGATTTTTCAGCCTGGGAAGCAGGAAGAATCTGGGCAAGTGTATGGTAGGGGTTGAGGGAAGTCAGCAGAGGTCAGTAAAATGGGGGCTAGGCAGGCAGCTAGGGGATGATAGGGAGCAGCCCTCAAAGGTGAGTGAATGGTGCTGGAAAAGCTTCGGGAAGCAGAGGTTCTAGAGGGAGGACAGATTGGTCCAGAAAGATGAGAACCGCAGGTTTATATGAAATGCAATGTGGGGTCTCAGTTGAGATCTCAGCGAGGGATTGACCTCAGCTGGCCTGGCTGCATTTCCTGCCCGTCACTTCCTGCTGCCTTTTCCTTACTGCCCCATCTGCCCTCCACTGCTCACCACTATTGCCCTACCTTCCCAAGTGCTCATATCTCCTGGCCTTGGCCATCCTCTCAGTTCCCTGTTCACCTGGCTGACTGCAGAAAAGATGCCCCtcattctccccacccccccccccacccaacctTTGCCTGTGCTGGGGGAAGAGCAGCCCTGGGTAGCACTGTGTTTACTGAGGCATGTGGGGGAGGTCAGGTGGGCCGACCCTTGGCCCACAGTGTTGGTCAGGAGACCTGCTGCAGGGAGTGCCTTGGATCTGGGGGGACACAATCATTTTATGACCCTTGAGTAAACTGTTCTTACGTATCATCACCAGAAAGAGGAGCATCCAGGCAGAGAGGCCTTACCAGGAAGGCCAGCTGTGAGTGGGGACCTGAGGCATGACAGCTGGTGCAGGCCAGGCGGGAGTGCCTTTAGGACAGGGGGGCAGAGACCACAGACACCAGACCACCAGCTGCCTCGGGCCTGGGGGGCAGGAAGTGCTCGGCTGATAGAGGCATGGCTCCGGGCTAAGGTGGAGACAGCCTTCAACCTCTGGAGGGGTGCCTAGGGCTCTGTGGGTAAGTGGGCTGGCAGCCAGATCCGCTGTGCCCTCCAGGCATGTGAAGGGGCTGCAGCCGGGTCTGCAGGGCTGGGCGCGCCCAGAGCTTCTCTCCGGTGACCTCATGCCTGACTCAGGACAGCTCCAGGGCGGTTTCCCACCACATAAGTGTGTGTGTCCATGCCTGTCCAGGAGGTTTGGGGGCACTCTGGTGTAGGGCAGGCCCGAGACCAGGAGACGTGCTGACGCTGTGTGTCTCTCCCACAGGATATCAGGGACACCCTGCGCAGGTAGGAGCTTCGGCCTCTCCCCAGGGAAGGGGGGCAGGGTTCAGGTGGGCCCTCCGCAGGGGTGACATCTGCACTGCTCCTCCAGAGTCCAGGACGTGAAGCTGCAGCCTCCTGAGGTGGTACCTATGGAGATGAGGACTGTGTGCAGGGTCCCTGGGCTGGTGGAGGCCTTGAGGAGGTTCCGAGGTGAGTGCCGTGCACAGGCCGGGGGGGTCCCGCCTGCTGTCTCCAGACCAGAGACGGCGCGAGTCCTGAGCTGCTGCTGGTTGGGGGTAGAACAACAGCAAGCTCCCAGTCCCTGGATGAGAAACTAGGAGCGATCGAGGCCCTTGGGCAGATAAGATAGCAGGTCAGGTCCAGACTTTTCACTCATGCATTTAGGAAGAGCAGAAATACCAGAGCACCTGTGTGGACCCCAGACTTGGGGAGCCTGCTGCCCTGGAATACACACACTTCCCTCTGGGGACAGAAAGCACTCAGGATTTCCTTCTGTCCTCTAAAGGAGGGTGAATCACAAGGAAGCATGAACTACTTTGTAGAATGTTCCAAGATACAACTCTAAGTGGTTGGGTAATCTTTTTGAGCGGGAACGGGTGTGGTCAGTCACAAGCTGTGACTGCAAGGGTGTAGGGATCTGAAGCCAACAGCTGGGAGGGTTGACCAGTGCTCTGTCTGCAGGGGACATGACCTTGGATCCTGACACGGCCAACCCTGAGCTGGTGCTGTCCGAGGACAGGAGGAGCGTGCGGCGCGGGGAGCTGCGGCAGGCCCTGCCCGACAGCCCCGAGCGGTTCGACCCTGGGCCTTGTGTGCTGGGCCGGGAGCCCCTGAGCTCGGGCCGCCACTactgggaggtggaggtgggggagcggGCCAGCTGGGCCCTGGGTGTCTGCAGAGAGAACGCCAACCGCAAGGAGAAGGGCGAGCTGTTTGCTGGCAATGGCTTCTGGATCCTGGTGTTCCTGGGAAGCTACTACAACTCCTCCGAGCGAGCTTTTGCCCCTCTCCGAGACCCACCCCGGCGCGTGGGCATCTTTCTGGACTACGAGGCTGGACACCTGTCCTTCTACAGTGCCAATGATGGGTCACTCTTGTATACCTTTCCTGAGACACCCTTCTCGGGGACCCTGCgggccctcttctctcctctgtccAGCAGCCCGACCCCTATGACCATCTGCAGGCTGAAAGGCGGGCCCGGGGACGGACTGGCTCCCCAGTGAGCAGGCCTCTCGCAGCCCCTTGTCCTGCCTTCTGAGTCTGCGAGATGCTTGGAAAACCCGAGAGGAGGCTGCTTGTCCTCTGAGCTATGGAAAGCACCCATAGTACCACTCTGATCGAGGAGCAAACTGAACTCTGTCACTGCCGCTCCCAGGGAGCCATGGATGAGTGTGTGCAGGCTGGGCTTTCCTTGCCCCGGGACCCCGCAAGGTCATCAGGTGCCGAGACCCCATTCACCAGTGCATCACACCCACAGTCCTTTGCGGAGCCCGGAGCCTGGGGCCCTGGTAGCTCTGGTTCCAGGGGCCTCAGCAGCCCGCCCTGCCCAGCCTCAGTCTCGGGTAAGAGATGAGAGCCTGTAGAATTTACTCAGGCTGCAGTGTGAGCCCCCCAGGCCCTGGGGCCACCCTTTGAGAAAGCTACTATCTTGTGAGACTGCTGGCCATGAGGTGGTTCAAAGCCCACCAACCTGACTTGGGGTCTGGTCCAAACTGCTGGGGAAGTCTGTGGTTGTCTCTGATTGTTTGGGGGTGCAGCAGAGTCCTCAGGTGAGAGGTGATGTGGAAAGTGAGTCACCGAATAAAGGGGTTGATTAAGACACACAGACATCCTCAAATCGCCCTGAGTGTGGCCCACCCAGGGCTTCTGGAAAAAGGTCCTTCCCTGGTCCCAGGCGCAGAGGTTCAGTTCTGGGAGTTCTGAGTGCATGGAAGTGAGTGTGAAGCTCCGAAGGGACACAGCTTCAGTTTCCACCCGAGTGGCACTGAGGAGAGCAAGCTGGCCTTGCCCTCTCAGGCGTGTCTCCAGTGACCCGTGGGGCTATCCCCGAACTCAACCCAGAGTGTCACTCctgcctggggcagggggtgaggCCACAGAGAGCCCTGGCTTACAGAATCCAGGgttcatttttgctttaagtTTTCACACTTCTTCACCCTTCTCAAGAAGGTGTGATGCAGTGTCTCTGCACCCCTAGATTTTGATTAATTGTAAGGGCCATTCTCATCGTAGATAAACTAACAGTTGTCCTTAAGGTTGGAGAGTGGGGAAATCCTCCAGAGGGCCCACCCTCGGGGAGGGGATGCAGAAGCAGGATGCTCACTGGCCAAGTCAGGGATGTAGCCGCTGTCCACACAAGCACAGCAACTCCCGGATACCATCTCCATGTCCTTTGACTCAGcacatgtgtttatttcttgCGGATACTGtggggatttttttcctttttacagatAAGCTGATAAATATTTCCTATGTTCCACTGTGTTCAATGGCCAGtactttttcatttacttatttacttactcATTCTCCCGTtcttggggttttttgttgttgtgactATATATATACCACTTTTGAGTATCTTTAACAGCAGTTCCTTCCAATTACATACAACAGGAGGAAGTATTTTCCCAGTTGAGTCACGGGTCtggccatttttttttgttttccccacTAGAAAATTATTTCCATATGATTTCCCAGTAATCATAAGTAACTGGGCCCACTGCTTCATTTCCTCCTGGAAATCTGAGCATACTATTtggttcctgcctggagaaagaTTAAGATTTTAAGGTTTGGGGCTTCAGCAATGGCTTTTGGAAACCTAGTCTGTGGAAGTCTCGTGGGTTTAATGAATGAGCATAGAACTGCTGCCAGGACACCAAGATACTTTTGGCTTCAGCTTTTGAACAAAGCTGAACACAAGTGTGGGGGAGGAAAAATCATTTCCCCCCAACCCTTCTGAGTTCTTGGTTGAgacctttaaataaaaaataacggaaaaacagaagtttattgaCATGAATGCCTCAGGTATGCATAGAAGCAGCCCCAGGAAAATGAGTGACTTAGAACAAAGCAGCTTAGATCTCTGGCTTAGATACCGTCTTCAACAAAGAACAATGTTTATGGAGAAATGACAGGACAGGGAAAGCAGCCTTAGGCTTCCAAGGGTGGCAAAACATGCAGGTAAACTGATGGTAGCTAAGGCTAGTTAGTATGGTTTGTTATATGTAGATCTCCATCCCCTCAATCTCTAAACTGATAGGATCTAGAGTCTCCACATCTTTCTTGTGGAGGGGGGGACAGAGATAACCTCTGAAAATGTACGTCCTGCTTTTAGACAGAAGGGGAAAGGCAGGGACCTTATATTTGCTTCTTAAACATCTCCAGCTCACAATAattgttaccaaaccaaacttgggttGGCTTGCCAAGGAGCAGTAAAGCCAGCCCACTAGCCCCGGGCAGTGCGGGAAAATGCAGTATTTACCTTAAAGGCACCAACAGCGGGAGGGCAGGGCGCTCTAAAACCCCAGACCCCCTGAAGGGTTTCAGCGCGGCAATcttaaaggccaggtgagggaggggggaGCTCAAGGTATGCCATCAGCTCGTGCACACGGTTCTCTGGTTGATGGTGAGAGAACAGAGTGGCTGATATTAACCAACCTTAGGCTCCAGTAGGTCTCGGGGTCCAGGTCAGCAAGTAGTTTCTTCCATTTGatggttttagcatctgtaaaaacAATTCAGGGATTGTGCATCATACACTGTTATTTGTGTACTCCAGAGAGGAGCGGCAGCAGAGGACATGGGGGAAGTGGGGAAGGTCTGTCCCGAGAAAGCCCCATAGGGTCTGCTTGGTTAGATAATCTATGGCAAATGAGAGGTTTGGGGGTGACATTCTGCTACCCTCCACCAGTTGAGAGGGGAAGAAAATGAGCTTCACTGACACCTATTGGCAAACAGACTGGTCTTCAGCTTTACAAATATCCCTGCATCCCAGGGGTGCCACCCAGTGTTCTAGGCTCAGAGAGACCACAAAGAACATGCGGGCTTGTGGACATGACCTGAAATCTTGTGAGTGAGGGGTGACACCACCGGATCCTACAGTGGGTGAGCCCCTGAGCTAGCAGTAGATGTCTACATTGGCACTAGTCACTGCTAGCCCTTGGTGATTCCCACGTGAGCAATAAATGGTTTACACCAGCAGTTGATCTCCTACACTAGGAGTAGCTGAGGTAAGGCTCTCAGTTGGTAGGCTCTTACTTGGGTAGTCAGCATTCTGGAGGAAATAAGGCTGGATGAGTGTGGAGTAAGCCAGGGCAGGTAGCATGTGTCAGCCGTTCCTGGGGCTTCAAAACAACCATAAGGATTGCCTtgtcagctgctaagtcgtgtccaactcttgtgatccagtgaactgtagcctgccaggctcctctgtccacgagatttcccaggcgagaatattggagagggttgctacttctccaggggatcttcctgacccagggatcaaacctgtgtctcctgcattggcaggtagattctttaccaatgagccaccaaggaatcccaaaTATTGCCCACCGAGTTTTAAAATGCGCAGCACCCCTCCTCCCACATGACTCAGCAGAACAATggggaaacaggaaaaaagtgaAGATAAGCATTTTgggttgaaagtaaaagtgttatttgtcagttgtgtctgattctttacgaccccataaactgtagctcaccaggctcctctgtccatggaattctgcaggcaagaatactggaatgagttgccatttccttctccaggaggtcttccccacccagggatcaaacccaggtcaggTCAGTGCTGAAAAGCAAATATTCAGGATGGCATGATGGAGAACCTTAAATTTGGAGAGAGGAGCTACTAAATAGTAAAGGCATTAgtaagtagtcatgtatggatgtgagagttggaccataaagaaagctgagtgctgaaaaattgatgcttttgaactgtggtgttggagaagacttgagagtcccttggacagcaagagatcaaatcagtccatcctaaaggatcagtcctgaatattcattggaaggactgatgctgaagctgaaactccaatactttggccacctgatgtgaagaactgacttagtggaaaagaccctgatgctgggaaagattgaaggcaggagaaggggatgacagaggatgagatggttggatggcatcaccgacttgatggacttgagtttgagcaagctctgggagttggtgatggacagggaagcctggggtgctgcagtccatggggtcgcaaagagtcagacacgactgagcaactgaacaacaaccatagttgctttacactgccgTTACCAGTTTCTGTTGTACTGCAAAGGaaatcagccatacgtatacgTATGTTCCCTCTTGGATTCCCATCCCACTTAGGTCACCTCAGcactgagtagagctccctgtgctatacagtcggttctcattagttacctgttttatacataatactATAAATATGTCAATTCCAATGTCCCATCTCATCCTACTCCACCTTTTCTCCTTGGTATCCATAGGTTTGATCTCTACATCcgtgtctctctttctgcttttcagaTAAGCTCATTGATACCATTTTCCAAGATTCCACATAATATGCATTAATagacagtatttgtttttctctttctgccttgcttcactctgtatgacagactctaagtCCATTGACATCCCCGAAAATGAcagtttctttcccttttatggctgaaataTGGTCAAAGGAATACTTAAGACAAAAACAGCCCCCCTCAGTCTATATGGGTGGTCAGTCTCGGTAGGTCCCTTTGACTTTGTCACCTATACATCCCATGGGCGTGTAATGTGTCCACAAAGCCGGATTAAAAGACAAAGGGTCCTTTTTCACTTGCTTCCTCCACATTTACCCGAGCCTCACAGCAAGTCTTTGTGGTACCATCCCATTTCAGGCCTGAGACAACGGGGTAAGAGAGCTAGGTCTTAAAACAGCTGGGATTTTAAATAACTACTAAGGCCTAATTGTTACACCCTCAGCTTCACTCAtaaatgtgtatgcatgcatgttaagttgcttcagctgtgtcttaCTCtgcgtgaccctatggactgccggccgccaggctcctctgtccatgggattctccaggcaagaatactgcagtgggttgctattcccttcatctggggatcttcccaacccagggaacgaattGGACttccttacatctcctgcattggcaggcaggtttttaccactagttctacctgggaagtccctcctaAAAGTGCAATTCAGTGATTTTCATTAACTTGCCGTGGAGCAGTCACTCTGGGCTCATGTTGGAATGGTTCCTGGAACGGATCCTGGTCCCCGACCTGCAGGGTGAGGCCTCCCACCCCGCGCCTAGGTCTTTGGCCGCCTACAGAAGCTGT
This genomic window from Cervus canadensis isolate Bull #8, Minnesota chromosome 4, ASM1932006v1, whole genome shotgun sequence contains:
- the TRIM11 gene encoding E3 ubiquitin-protein ligase TRIM11 isoform X2; amino-acid sequence: MAAPDLSTNLQEEATCAICLDYFTDPVMTDCGHNFCRECIRRCWGQPEGPYACPECRELFPQRNLRPNRPLAKMAEMARRLHPPSPVPQGVCAAHREPLAAFCGDELRLLCAACERSGEHWAHRVRPLQDAAEDLKSKLEKSLEHLRKQMEDALLFQAQAEETCSLWQMVETQRQNVLTEFERLRRLLVEEEQLLLQRLEEEELEVLPPLRESAARLGQQSAQLAELITELEGRCQLPALGMLQDIRDTLRRVQDVKLQPPEVVPMEMRTVCRVPGLVEALRRFRGDMTLDPDTANPELVLSEDRRSVRRGELRQALPDSPERFDPGPCVLGREPLSSGRHYWEVEVGERASWALGVCRENANRKEKGELFAGNGFWILVFLGSYYNSSERAFAPLRDPPRRVGIFLDYEAGHLSFYSANDGSLLYTFPETPFSGTLRALFSPLSSSPTPMTICRLKGGPGDGLAPQ
- the TRIM11 gene encoding E3 ubiquitin-protein ligase TRIM11 isoform X1; the encoded protein is MAAPDLSTNLQEEATCAICLDYFTDPVMTDCGHNFCRECIRRCWGQPEGPYACPECRELFPQRNLRPNRPLAKMAEMARRLHPPSPVPQGVCAAHREPLAAFCGDELRLLCAACERSGEHWAHRVRPLQDAAEDLKSKLEKSLEHLRKQMEDALLFQAQAEETCSLWQKMVETQRQNVLTEFERLRRLLVEEEQLLLQRLEEEELEVLPPLRESAARLGQQSAQLAELITELEGRCQLPALGMLQDIRDTLRRVQDVKLQPPEVVPMEMRTVCRVPGLVEALRRFRGDMTLDPDTANPELVLSEDRRSVRRGELRQALPDSPERFDPGPCVLGREPLSSGRHYWEVEVGERASWALGVCRENANRKEKGELFAGNGFWILVFLGSYYNSSERAFAPLRDPPRRVGIFLDYEAGHLSFYSANDGSLLYTFPETPFSGTLRALFSPLSSSPTPMTICRLKGGPGDGLAPQ